In a single window of the Micromonospora inositola genome:
- a CDS encoding glycoside hydrolase family 2 protein, translating to MPPPPAIHPVRRRRRLLPTLLVALTLVAGVGAVHLPSASAAAVGSTELSAGWALRSANNVTDPGTTISQVGYSTAGWNPVSLPSTVLAGLVANNVYQNIYVGTNLRSVPDLTGQNWWFRGQFTASAATADQAYWLRFKGISYRAQIWLNGTQLDANAVGTMVVHEYNVTNLIRPGALNALAILVTPPAHDCKDLSFCTVDWNPEAPDMNAGLWGRTLLETTGPVALRDPYVKSVLPLPATNAADLTVYVDAVNATNAPVTTTVSGTITKAGYPTISVSQTVTLAANERREVAFDPASYPQLHVTNPALWWPYQFGSPELYQLSTSATAAGATSDTKSINFGVRQFTDYRSTVNGTSFVGYKVNGQNIFFRGGGYMWDMLQRWDTKTNATHVQYVKDMGLNTIRLEGTLGNEELYDLADKAGVMIMPGFVCCSAWENDNTWTAEQEQVANASLESQLRALRAHASPFMWNYGSDQPPTATHLTMYKNTAAKLHWQNPTVDNVATWSNANAGMKMDGPYKWEPPVLWWDSPSQSGSAFGTNAEEGTEAPPPLESLRKFIPAADLWPIGATWNYHAGKPRSVFDNIQVFTDGVNKRYGSTASAEDYSRKSELQNYENTKSFFEAWNSHEYTQSFGVIFWMLNNAWPSVHWNLYDYYFKPGGGYFGSKKANEPVHVAYDYKTRNVYAVNSTLSGRTGLTATATVYNIPSLTQAYTTSVPVNAAANASTQVLTLPALTGLSATYFIRLQLKDAAGAVVSNNLYWYSTQPDVLANKKNWYMTAVKTYANLTGLNSLPSNPNLATGVTRTVSGGQETATITMTNNSPTNVAFFLRPEITAGNGGDEVLPVSYTDNYVSLWPGESATITATYQTSDLAGQAPYLRMRGYNIPTASTPVP from the coding sequence ATGCCACCGCCCCCTGCCATCCACCCTGTCCGGCGTAGACGTCGACTGCTCCCGACGCTGCTCGTGGCGTTGACCCTCGTGGCCGGCGTCGGCGCGGTCCACCTGCCGAGCGCGAGCGCCGCCGCCGTCGGATCGACCGAGCTGTCAGCCGGTTGGGCGTTGAGATCAGCCAACAACGTCACGGACCCGGGAACGACCATCTCCCAGGTCGGCTACAGCACCGCGGGCTGGAATCCGGTCTCGCTCCCGTCGACCGTCCTGGCCGGGCTGGTCGCGAACAACGTCTACCAGAACATCTACGTCGGTACGAACCTGCGGTCGGTGCCCGACCTGACCGGGCAGAACTGGTGGTTCCGGGGGCAGTTCACCGCCTCGGCCGCGACCGCCGACCAGGCGTACTGGCTGCGCTTCAAGGGGATCAGCTACCGGGCCCAGATCTGGCTGAACGGCACCCAGCTCGACGCCAACGCGGTCGGCACCATGGTGGTGCACGAGTACAACGTGACGAACCTGATCAGGCCCGGCGCGCTCAACGCGCTGGCGATCCTGGTGACCCCGCCCGCCCACGACTGCAAGGACCTCTCCTTCTGCACGGTGGACTGGAATCCCGAGGCCCCTGACATGAACGCGGGCCTCTGGGGCAGGACGTTGCTGGAAACGACAGGGCCCGTGGCGCTGCGGGATCCGTACGTCAAGTCGGTCCTGCCGCTCCCGGCGACGAACGCGGCGGATCTGACCGTCTACGTCGATGCCGTCAACGCGACCAACGCCCCGGTCACGACGACGGTCAGCGGGACGATCACCAAGGCGGGCTATCCGACCATCTCGGTCAGCCAGACCGTCACCCTGGCCGCCAACGAGCGCCGTGAAGTCGCCTTCGACCCGGCGAGCTATCCACAGCTGCACGTCACCAACCCTGCGCTGTGGTGGCCCTACCAGTTCGGCAGCCCGGAGCTTTACCAGCTCTCGACATCGGCCACGGCGGCCGGCGCCACCTCCGACACCAAGTCGATCAACTTTGGGGTACGCCAGTTCACCGACTACCGGAGCACCGTCAACGGCACCTCGTTCGTCGGCTACAAGGTCAACGGGCAGAACATCTTCTTCCGGGGCGGCGGCTACATGTGGGACATGCTGCAGCGTTGGGACACGAAGACCAACGCCACCCACGTCCAGTACGTCAAGGACATGGGGCTCAACACCATTCGCCTGGAAGGGACCCTGGGCAACGAGGAGCTCTACGACCTGGCCGACAAGGCCGGCGTCATGATCATGCCGGGCTTCGTCTGCTGCAGCGCCTGGGAGAACGACAACACCTGGACGGCCGAGCAGGAGCAGGTGGCCAACGCGTCGCTGGAGAGCCAGCTGCGGGCGCTGCGCGCCCACGCCAGCCCGTTCATGTGGAACTACGGCAGCGACCAGCCGCCGACTGCCACCCACTTGACCATGTACAAGAACACGGCTGCGAAGCTGCACTGGCAGAACCCGACGGTGGACAACGTGGCGACCTGGTCGAACGCCAACGCGGGCATGAAGATGGACGGTCCGTACAAGTGGGAGCCGCCGGTGCTGTGGTGGGACAGCCCCAGCCAGTCGGGCAGCGCGTTCGGCACCAATGCCGAGGAGGGCACCGAAGCGCCGCCGCCGCTGGAGAGCCTGCGGAAGTTCATCCCCGCAGCCGACCTGTGGCCCATCGGCGCCACCTGGAACTACCACGCCGGCAAGCCGCGCAGCGTGTTCGACAACATCCAGGTCTTCACCGACGGCGTGAACAAGCGGTACGGCAGCACCGCGAGCGCCGAGGACTACTCCCGCAAGTCGGAGCTGCAGAACTACGAGAACACCAAGTCGTTCTTCGAGGCCTGGAACTCGCACGAGTACACCCAGTCGTTCGGGGTCATCTTCTGGATGCTGAACAACGCCTGGCCCTCGGTGCACTGGAACCTGTACGACTACTACTTCAAGCCCGGGGGCGGATACTTCGGCAGCAAGAAGGCCAACGAGCCGGTCCATGTCGCCTACGACTACAAGACCAGGAACGTGTACGCCGTCAACTCCACCCTGAGCGGGCGAACTGGTCTGACCGCCACGGCGACGGTGTACAACATCCCGAGCCTGACCCAGGCCTACACGACCTCGGTTCCGGTCAACGCGGCGGCGAACGCCTCCACCCAGGTGCTCACGCTGCCGGCGCTGACCGGTCTGTCCGCGACGTACTTCATCCGACTGCAGCTCAAGGACGCCGCCGGCGCGGTCGTGAGCAACAACCTCTACTGGTACTCCACCCAGCCCGACGTGCTGGCGAACAAGAAGAACTGGTACATGACGGCGGTCAAGACCTACGCCAACCTCACCGGACTCAACAGCCTGCCGTCGAACCCCAACCTGGCGACCGGCGTGACCCGGACGGTCTCCGGTGGGCAGGAGACCGCCACCATCACGATGACCAACAACAGCCCGACGAACGTCGCGTTCTTCCTGCGACCGGAGATCACGGCCGGCAACGGGGGCGACGAGGTGCTGCCGGTGAGCTACACCGACAACTACGTCTCGCTGTGGCCGGGGGAGTCGGCCACCATCACGGCGACCTACCAGACCAGCGATCTGGCCGGCCAGGCTCCATACCTGCGCATGCGGGGCTACAACATTCCGACGGCATCGACCCCGGTGCCGTAA
- a CDS encoding beta-N-acetylhexosaminidase, with protein sequence MPAPVIATPTGGVTYRITATTTIYTEPGSTAAADIAGQLAAIVRRSTGYPMPVVDAPSATPTDGIALLLSGAPTAVGGEGYQLDVTDASIAVRANEPAGLFAGVQTLRQLLPAAVESPTVQPGPWDVAGGRIVDYPRFAHRGAMLDVARHFLPMSVVKRYIDEIALYKVNRLHLHLSDDQGWRIAVNSWPNLAIYGGSTEVGGGTSGYYTQDEYRQIIAYAAARYIMIIPEIDMPGHTNAALASYAELNCDGVAPKLYTGTKVGFSSLCVGKEITYTFLDQVLGEIAALTPGPYLHIGGDEASSTTAADYATFMNRAQQIVAAHGKSVVGWHDIVNAPVLSSTVAQFWGTTTSNAAVATAAQNGTKVIMSPANHVYLDMKYNSRTRLGLRWAGYIDVQDAYGWDPGAYLAGVGATSVLGIEAPLWTETIETLADVEYLAFPRLPAIAELGWSPMSTHDWTSFNQRLGAQGPRWRAMGINYYHSTQVSWPTGS encoded by the coding sequence GTGCCGGCACCGGTCATCGCGACCCCGACAGGCGGTGTGACCTACCGGATCACAGCGACGACGACGATCTACACCGAGCCCGGTTCGACAGCGGCGGCGGACATCGCCGGCCAGCTCGCCGCCATCGTGCGCCGCTCGACCGGCTATCCGATGCCGGTCGTCGACGCACCGAGCGCCACCCCGACCGACGGCATCGCGCTGCTGCTGTCCGGCGCGCCGACGGCTGTCGGTGGGGAGGGCTACCAGCTGGACGTCACCGACGCGTCGATCGCCGTGCGCGCCAACGAGCCGGCCGGCCTGTTCGCCGGCGTCCAGACCCTGCGCCAATTGCTACCCGCTGCCGTGGAAAGCCCGACGGTGCAGCCCGGGCCGTGGGACGTGGCCGGCGGGCGCATCGTCGACTACCCCCGGTTCGCTCACCGGGGCGCGATGCTCGACGTCGCACGGCATTTCCTCCCGATGTCGGTGGTCAAGCGATACATCGACGAGATCGCGCTCTACAAGGTGAACCGGCTGCACCTGCATCTTTCCGACGACCAGGGGTGGCGCATCGCCGTCAACAGCTGGCCCAACCTTGCGATCTACGGTGGGAGCACCGAGGTCGGCGGTGGCACCAGCGGGTACTACACCCAGGACGAATACCGGCAGATCATCGCGTACGCCGCCGCCCGGTACATCATGATCATCCCCGAGATCGACATGCCCGGCCACACCAACGCGGCGCTCGCCTCGTACGCGGAACTCAACTGCGACGGCGTGGCGCCGAAGCTCTACACCGGCACCAAGGTCGGGTTCAGCTCGCTCTGCGTGGGCAAAGAGATCACTTACACGTTCCTCGACCAGGTGCTGGGCGAGATCGCCGCGCTCACACCCGGGCCCTACCTGCACATCGGCGGCGACGAGGCGAGCTCCACCACCGCCGCCGACTACGCCACCTTCATGAACCGCGCGCAGCAGATCGTCGCGGCGCACGGCAAGAGCGTCGTCGGCTGGCACGACATCGTCAACGCCCCGGTCCTATCGTCGACCGTCGCCCAGTTCTGGGGGACCACGACGTCCAACGCCGCGGTGGCGACGGCCGCCCAGAACGGCACCAAGGTCATCATGTCGCCGGCCAACCACGTCTACCTGGACATGAAGTACAACTCCCGCACCCGGCTCGGCCTGCGCTGGGCTGGCTACATCGACGTCCAGGACGCGTACGGCTGGGACCCGGGGGCGTATCTGGCGGGCGTCGGCGCAACGTCGGTGCTCGGGATCGAGGCGCCACTGTGGACCGAGACGATCGAGACGCTGGCCGACGTCGAATACCTGGCCTTCCCGCGCCTGCCGGCGATCGCCGAGCTGGGTTGGTCGCCGATGAGCACCCACGACTGGACCTCGTTCAACCAGCGGCTCGGCGCCCAGGGCCCGCGCTGGCGTGCCATGGGGATCAACTACTACCACTCCACGCAGGTGTCCTGGCCCACCGGCTCCTAG
- a CDS encoding carbohydrate-binding protein, giving the protein MTSYEAESAANGLANIRIYTCPGCSGNKKVGNIGRGMGTLQFNGVTARTGGSATVTIAYVNGESPRVGQVSVNGGPPMTLTFPGTGGWSSVGTMVVTVPLRPGPNTLKMFNPNSAAPDFDKIKVSVR; this is encoded by the coding sequence GTGACGTCGTACGAGGCCGAGTCGGCGGCGAACGGGCTGGCGAACATCCGGATCTACACCTGCCCCGGCTGCTCCGGCAACAAGAAGGTGGGCAACATCGGCCGCGGTATGGGGACGCTGCAATTCAATGGTGTGACCGCCCGGACGGGCGGCTCGGCCACCGTGACGATCGCCTACGTCAACGGTGAGTCCCCGCGAGTGGGGCAGGTCAGCGTGAACGGCGGGCCTCCGATGACGCTGACCTTCCCGGGCACGGGCGGGTGGAGCAGTGTCGGCACGATGGTCGTGACGGTGCCTCTCCGGCCCGGGCCCAACACGCTGAAGATGTTCAACCCGAACTCGGCGGCACCCGACTTCGACAAGATCAAAGTCAGCGTTCGTTGA
- a CDS encoding MFS transporter translates to MRRRTSASETATPLRCDAGLQAGTAQAALGFVLTSLGACIALLARDLHMPAERVAGLSATFGVGLVVVAAAGPSLLRRGPHLTLRGGALLTATGSALLAVAPTLLIAIGGALLLGIGGAAIVLVTPALLAGPDTAVRLTRVNAASSTAAVIAPAAIGAVEIIGANGRLALLATVAPLLMLATIRPAATEAQTSTTTARPALGQIARHWSSVVLAVAVEFCFTIWAVARLHDTGVSTATAALLGSSFPAGMAVGRLLGPPLLTRLPVIPVGGALVAASTLAIAATHHAAVVTGALTLAGIGVATLYPVTLATLVATPDLAPHHAASLGALASGVAILTAPAALAALSSNVGLRTAFLITIPLLVALLALHPQAPRAAEAPRFPGTPGRQQTIVS, encoded by the coding sequence ATGAGACGCCGGACCTCGGCAAGCGAGACGGCCACGCCGCTGCGGTGCGACGCCGGCCTGCAGGCTGGCACCGCGCAGGCGGCTCTGGGGTTCGTCCTCACCAGCCTGGGCGCCTGTATCGCCCTGCTCGCCCGCGACTTGCACATGCCGGCGGAGCGAGTCGCGGGCCTGTCCGCCACCTTCGGCGTCGGCCTGGTGGTCGTCGCCGCGGCCGGACCGAGCCTGCTGCGCCGCGGACCGCACCTCACGCTGCGCGGCGGCGCCCTGTTGACCGCCACCGGCAGCGCCCTGCTCGCCGTCGCGCCGACGCTGCTGATCGCCATCGGCGGCGCGTTGCTGCTCGGCATCGGCGGCGCCGCCATCGTGCTGGTCACCCCGGCGCTGCTGGCAGGCCCGGACACCGCGGTGCGCCTCACCCGCGTCAACGCCGCCTCCAGCACCGCTGCGGTCATCGCTCCCGCCGCCATCGGCGCGGTCGAGATCATTGGCGCCAACGGCCGGCTCGCGCTGCTGGCCACCGTCGCGCCCCTGCTCATGCTGGCCACCATCCGCCCGGCCGCCACCGAGGCGCAAACTTCCACGACCACCGCGCGTCCCGCCCTGGGGCAGATCGCGCGGCACTGGAGCAGCGTGGTGCTCGCCGTGGCTGTCGAATTCTGCTTCACCATCTGGGCGGTCGCTCGCCTGCACGACACCGGAGTCTCCACCGCCACGGCGGCCCTGCTCGGCAGCTCCTTCCCCGCCGGCATGGCCGTCGGACGCCTCCTCGGACCCCCGCTGCTCACCCGCCTGCCCGTCATTCCGGTCGGCGGCGCCCTCGTCGCCGCCAGCACCCTGGCCATCGCCGCGACCCACCACGCCGCCGTGGTCACGGGGGCGCTCACCCTCGCCGGCATCGGCGTCGCAACCCTTTATCCGGTCACTCTCGCCACCCTCGTGGCCACCCCCGACCTGGCACCACACCACGCCGCGTCCCTGGGCGCCCTCGCCTCTGGCGTCGCCATCCTCACTGCCCCTGCCGCCCTGGCGGCCCTGAGCAGCAACGTCGGCCTACGCACCGCCTTCCTGATCACCATCCCGCTGCTCGTCGCCCTCCTCGCCCTCCATCCGCAAGCACCTCGCGCCGCCGAAGCGCCGCGCTTTCCGGGCACACCGGGCCGTCAACAGACCATCGTTTCTTGA
- a CDS encoding zinc-dependent alcohol dehydrogenase family protein: MRAVIFDEFGARPEVRDVPDPVPPSGGAVIRVEATGLCRSDWHGWQGHDPDIRPPHVPGHEFAGVVTAVGADVRGWRPGDRVTAPFVCACGRCPACLAGDQQVCERQTQPGFTHWGSFAEYVAVHNADVNLVRLPDDLDYPAAAALGCRFATAFRAVVSQGRVAAGEWVAVHGCGGVGLSAVMIAAACGAQVVAVDVAPGALELARSCGATVCLDGSALTGPGAVATAVREATGGGAHLSLDALGSHATCTASIESLRRRGRHVQVGLLPATQGRPALPMELVIAFELELRGSHGMAAHAYPELLRLVTAGVLRPAELITRTVGLADVPTALAAMDRPAPGGMCLIDPR; this comes from the coding sequence ATGCGCGCCGTGATCTTCGACGAGTTCGGTGCCCGACCCGAGGTCCGCGACGTCCCGGACCCGGTGCCGCCGTCCGGAGGCGCGGTCATCCGCGTCGAGGCGACCGGGTTGTGCCGCAGCGACTGGCACGGGTGGCAGGGACACGATCCCGACATCCGCCCGCCACACGTCCCCGGCCACGAGTTCGCCGGCGTCGTCACGGCGGTCGGCGCTGACGTACGCGGCTGGCGGCCCGGCGACCGGGTCACCGCGCCCTTCGTCTGCGCGTGTGGGCGGTGCCCGGCCTGCCTCGCGGGCGACCAGCAGGTCTGCGAGCGGCAGACGCAGCCCGGCTTCACCCACTGGGGCTCGTTCGCCGAGTACGTGGCGGTGCACAACGCCGACGTCAACCTGGTCCGGCTCCCCGACGACCTGGACTACCCCGCCGCCGCGGCGCTCGGCTGCCGCTTCGCCACGGCGTTCCGGGCCGTGGTCAGCCAGGGGCGGGTCGCCGCGGGCGAGTGGGTGGCGGTGCACGGCTGCGGCGGGGTGGGGCTGTCCGCGGTGATGATCGCGGCTGCGTGCGGCGCGCAGGTGGTGGCGGTCGACGTCGCCCCCGGCGCGCTCGAGCTGGCCAGGAGCTGCGGGGCCACGGTCTGCCTGGACGGCAGTGCCCTGACCGGACCCGGCGCGGTGGCCACGGCGGTCCGGGAGGCGACCGGCGGCGGCGCCCACCTGTCGCTCGACGCGTTGGGCAGTCACGCCACCTGCACCGCCTCGATCGAAAGCCTGCGGCGACGTGGACGGCACGTCCAGGTCGGACTCCTCCCCGCCACGCAGGGCCGACCGGCCCTGCCGATGGAGCTCGTGATCGCGTTCGAGCTGGAGCTGCGGGGTAGTCACGGCATGGCCGCGCACGCCTATCCGGAGCTGCTCCGGCTGGTCACCGCCGGCGTACTGCGCCCCGCCGAGCTGATCACCCGCACCGTCGGCCTCGCCGACGTCCCCACCGCGTTGGCCGCGATGGACCGGCCGGCTCCCGGCGGAATGTGCCTCATCGACCCCCGGTGA
- a CDS encoding carbohydrate ABC transporter permease, translating into MRASLGYRLFIHLAALATSAVILAPFAWLLYSSFVGQTDLVSRPMRWLPEHVTLDRYREIFAGGGTSAGAAFRSAMVNSFLVAGGTVIIALTVGVLGGYALARLRFPLRRVTLLSFLVTYMLPPIALIIPLYLLMSRFGLLDTRTGLIIVYCSLATPFALWNMSTFFASLPVELEEAARVDGCTRLGALVRVMLPLSKPGILATALYAFLLCWDEFLYSLIFTSTAQAKTVPVAIAEFTGRNAVDFGLIAAGGVLAALPPVALAVMFQRYLISGLASGAVKG; encoded by the coding sequence ATGAGAGCAAGCCTGGGCTATCGCCTCTTCATCCACCTGGCCGCGCTCGCCACGTCCGCGGTGATCCTCGCGCCGTTCGCCTGGCTGCTCTACTCGTCGTTCGTGGGGCAGACCGACCTCGTCTCCCGGCCGATGCGCTGGCTGCCCGAGCACGTCACGCTGGACCGTTACCGCGAGATCTTCGCCGGCGGCGGCACCAGCGCCGGCGCCGCGTTCCGCAGCGCGATGGTCAACAGCTTCCTGGTGGCGGGCGGGACGGTGATCATTGCGCTCACCGTCGGGGTGCTGGGCGGTTACGCGCTGGCCCGGCTGCGGTTTCCCCTCAGGCGGGTGACGCTGCTGTCGTTCCTGGTCACCTACATGCTGCCACCGATCGCCCTGATCATCCCGCTCTATCTGCTCATGTCGCGCTTCGGGCTGCTCGACACCAGGACCGGTCTCATCATCGTGTACTGCTCGCTGGCCACGCCGTTCGCCCTGTGGAACATGAGCACCTTCTTCGCATCCCTGCCGGTGGAGCTCGAGGAGGCCGCCCGAGTAGACGGATGTACCCGACTCGGCGCCCTCGTACGAGTGATGCTGCCGCTGTCCAAGCCCGGCATCCTGGCCACCGCCCTCTATGCGTTCCTGTTGTGCTGGGACGAGTTCCTCTACTCGCTGATCTTCACGTCCACCGCACAGGCCAAGACGGTTCCGGTCGCGATCGCCGAGTTCACCGGGCGCAACGCCGTCGACTTCGGCCTCATCGCCGCCGGCGGGGTCCTCGCCGCGCTGCCGCCCGTGGCGCTGGCGGTGATGTTCCAGCGCTACCTCATCAGTGGCCTCGCGTCCGGGGCGGTGAAGGGATGA
- a CDS encoding SIS domain-containing protein — MTVAYLAGVRAQPDNLRRSAETVRAALAGPAGAQAAAASRWGSLLAFGMGASSHAAAGFAAVLRAGGLPAISASAADLHDGVPPGLAAAFLGISQSGRSRDTVDTLAGVPAGPAARLALTNHPDSPLGAAADTVVTLGCALDTPVSTLSYTATLQALGLLAERISGRPQTDWDLLPDLAAEVLEDDVEPLAEALTGAGCVDAVASGVRLATAGAAALLLREAAHLPTASFATHEYLHGPLETAGPGHAVLLFGAGREVSLAADLAGYGARVVLVTDAEAGEPTHDNLRVVRLPGVAGLGGCVLDILPVQLAAQALAERAGRPIELRHMPADTKLPPG, encoded by the coding sequence ATGACCGTCGCTTACCTCGCCGGGGTGCGGGCGCAGCCGGACAATTTGCGGCGCTCGGCCGAGACGGTGCGGGCGGCGCTGGCCGGGCCGGCCGGCGCCCAGGCCGCCGCGGCGTCACGATGGGGCAGCCTGTTGGCCTTCGGCATGGGTGCCAGCAGCCACGCCGCCGCCGGCTTCGCCGCCGTCCTGCGCGCCGGCGGCTTGCCCGCGATCTCGGCGAGCGCCGCCGACCTGCACGACGGGGTACCACCGGGACTCGCCGCCGCATTCTTGGGCATCAGCCAGTCAGGCCGCAGCCGGGACACAGTTGACACACTGGCCGGCGTGCCGGCCGGACCGGCCGCCCGGCTCGCCCTGACCAACCACCCGGACAGCCCGCTCGGCGCGGCGGCCGACACCGTCGTGACGCTGGGCTGCGCCCTGGACACCCCGGTGTCCACGCTGAGCTACACCGCCACGCTGCAGGCGCTCGGCCTGCTCGCCGAGCGGATCAGCGGTCGCCCCCAGACGGACTGGGACCTGCTGCCCGACCTGGCGGCCGAGGTGCTCGAGGATGACGTCGAGCCGCTAGCGGAGGCCCTCACCGGCGCCGGCTGCGTCGACGCCGTCGCTTCCGGGGTACGGCTGGCGACGGCGGGCGCCGCGGCCCTGCTCCTGCGTGAGGCCGCCCACCTGCCCACCGCCAGCTTCGCCACCCACGAATACCTGCACGGGCCGTTGGAGACTGCGGGACCGGGCCACGCAGTGCTGCTGTTCGGCGCGGGCCGCGAGGTCTCCCTCGCTGCCGACCTCGCCGGATACGGCGCGCGTGTCGTCCTGGTCACCGACGCCGAAGCCGGCGAGCCCACGCATGACAACCTGCGGGTCGTCCGGCTTCCGGGCGTTGCCGGCCTCGGCGGCTGTGTACTCGACATCCTTCCCGTACAGCTCGCCGCGCAGGCCCTGGCGGAGCGCGCCGGCCGGCCGATCGAGCTTCGACACATGCCGGCCGACACCAAGCTGCCGCCAGGATGA
- a CDS encoding ROK family protein → MASSTRQRADAARWHTASQVLAVVRRRPGITRAAMARELHLASGFATEITARMRQLRLLTEAPAPISGRGRPTTVLQPHHDGPVVLAVDLRQEDWRHAVATVDGMLHEAQRHTHRRRQPTAVLREIRHAVDRARARYGERLRAVSLAVAATLHDQHLVQASTLGWGPVDLSSITGDAIVPLLVGNDATLAGVAEARTGAATTAGTALHLIVEVGIGGTLTIDGQPVLGAHGAAGEYGHLPFGDRRLRCPCGARGCWDLDVDGRALARHLGEPAPADPRSYARHVLHRTANDPRARQAVSTVAQSLAAGIAGLANIHDPDLITLGGLGPAIRNTASAAFDAAYTDGLMTFHRAQSPPVVDAAHGDQGPLHGAALLGLDHCTSETALAEWAAHL, encoded by the coding sequence ATGGCAAGCTCTACTCGGCAGCGCGCCGACGCGGCCCGGTGGCACACCGCGTCGCAGGTGCTGGCCGTCGTGCGCCGTCGGCCCGGGATCACCCGAGCGGCGATGGCCCGCGAGCTGCACCTGGCCAGCGGGTTCGCCACCGAGATCACCGCCCGCATGCGCCAGCTGCGACTGCTCACCGAGGCGCCGGCCCCGATCAGTGGGCGCGGTCGGCCCACCACCGTGCTGCAACCGCACCACGACGGGCCGGTAGTGCTCGCCGTCGACCTGCGACAGGAGGACTGGCGCCACGCCGTGGCGACCGTCGACGGGATGCTGCACGAGGCGCAGCGGCACACGCACCGCCGCCGGCAGCCGACGGCGGTGCTGCGCGAGATACGGCACGCCGTTGATCGCGCCCGCGCCCGGTACGGCGAGCGGCTGCGGGCGGTTTCCCTCGCGGTCGCCGCCACACTCCACGACCAGCATCTCGTGCAGGCGTCAACTCTCGGCTGGGGGCCGGTCGACCTGAGCAGCATCACCGGTGACGCCATCGTGCCGCTGCTGGTGGGCAACGACGCCACCCTCGCCGGCGTCGCCGAAGCCCGCACCGGCGCCGCCACCACCGCCGGCACCGCCCTGCACCTGATCGTCGAAGTCGGCATCGGCGGCACCCTCACCATCGACGGACAACCCGTACTGGGGGCTCACGGCGCGGCCGGTGAATATGGCCACCTTCCGTTCGGCGACCGCCGCCTACGCTGCCCCTGTGGCGCCCGGGGATGCTGGGACCTCGACGTGGATGGCCGCGCTCTCGCCCGCCACCTCGGCGAACCGGCCCCCGCCGACCCGCGCAGCTATGCCCGCCACGTCCTTCACCGCACCGCCAACGACCCCCGCGCACGACAGGCCGTCAGCACCGTGGCGCAGTCCCTCGCCGCCGGCATCGCCGGGCTCGCCAACATCCACGACCCCGACCTGATCACCCTTGGCGGGCTCGGTCCCGCCATCCGCAACACCGCTTCCGCCGCCTTCGACGCGGCCTACACCGACGGCCTCATGACCTTCCACCGCGCCCAATCCCCACCCGTCGTCGACGCCGCACACGGAGACCAGGGGCCGCTGCACGGCGCCGCTCTCCTCGGCCTCGACCACTGCACCAGCGAAACCGCCCTCGCCGAGTGGGCCGCCCACCTGTGA
- a CDS encoding HAD-IA family hydrolase, whose protein sequence is MDLSTVGAVLLDMDGTLVDSDAAVERAWRAWAAEYDADPGAALAVAHGRPADGTVRLLLPHADDAAVAAAAARQLALQYDDLSDVTATRGALELLATLARLRLPWAVVTSADTQLAKARLTAAGIDPPVLVTVDDLTAGKPDPQGYLRAAELVGVPPARCLVVEDADVGVQAGRGAGAMTAGLKGVDADLRIDDLAQLAQLLAGQPPMAS, encoded by the coding sequence ATGGACCTGTCAACGGTCGGTGCGGTGCTGCTGGACATGGACGGCACCCTGGTGGACTCCGACGCCGCTGTCGAGCGAGCCTGGCGGGCATGGGCGGCCGAGTACGACGCAGACCCCGGGGCGGCGCTCGCAGTCGCGCACGGCCGCCCGGCCGATGGCACCGTACGCCTGCTGCTGCCGCACGCCGACGACGCGGCGGTGGCCGCCGCGGCGGCGCGACAGTTGGCGTTGCAGTACGACGACCTGTCCGACGTGACCGCCACCCGTGGCGCACTCGAGCTGCTGGCGACGCTGGCCCGGCTCCGGTTGCCGTGGGCGGTGGTGACCAGCGCGGACACCCAGCTGGCCAAGGCACGCCTGACCGCGGCAGGTATCGACCCGCCGGTGCTCGTCACCGTCGACGACCTCACCGCCGGAAAGCCCGACCCGCAGGGCTACCTGCGCGCCGCCGAACTGGTGGGCGTACCGCCGGCTCGGTGTCTGGTCGTCGAGGACGCCGACGTGGGTGTGCAGGCCGGACGCGGCGCGGGCGCGATGACGGCCGGGCTCAAGGGCGTGGACGCGGACCTGCGTATCGATGATCTGGCGCAGCTGGCGCAGCTGCTGGCCGGGCAGCCGCCGATGGCGTCATGA